The genomic DNA GATGATAATTTATTAAAAGTTATTCAAGATGATCTTAAAGATATAGAGCAAGAATTGAATTACTCATCTACTAGTAATGATTTATATAGGAAGTTAATTGAAATCAAAAAATATGTTGATAATGAAATTACAAATTTATTTATTAAAACAGATTTATCTGGTAAGGATCTTATTAACGCTGGAAGGAGACAAGAACAAACAAATAGCAATTGGGAAGTTTTATTAACTTTTAGTAATTCAGGAGGTGAAAAGTTTGCAGAAATTACAAAGTCAATTGCTGGCACTAATCAACTATTGGCTATCATTCTAGATGGCGAATCAATCAGTGAAGCAAGTGTTGGTAATCAGTTTGCTAATACTGGGATTACAGGTGGATCAGCAACAATAAGCGGTAATTTTAGTGCTGAAAATGCTAGAGAATTAGAAGTTCAACTCAAAGGAGGTTCATTGCCATTGCCAATTGAAATAGTAGAAACTAACACAATAGGTGCTCTGTTGGGATCTAAAAATATTTTAAAAAGTCTTTATGCAGCTATTAGTGGATTAATTTTTGTTGGTATATTTATGATTTTTAATTATAGAATTTTAGGTTTCGTTTCAGTTCTATCTCTAGTACTTTATGGTTTCTTTAATTTAGCCCTATATTCATTGATTCCTGTAACTTTGACTTTACCTGGAATATCTGGTCTTATACTTAGCATTGGTATGGCTGTTGATGCAAATATTCTAATATTTGAGAGAATTAGAGAAGAATTATATGATGGTAATACTCTTACAAGATCTATTGATAGCGGTTTTCAAAGAGCTAATTCATCCATAGTTGATGGCCATATTACAACTCTTCTAAGTTGTTTTGTATTGTTTTTATTAGGAACAAATTTTGTTAAGGGTTTTGCAGCAACATTAGGTATTGGAGTCTTGATAAGCTTGTTTACATCATTAAATTGTTCTAAAACTATTTTGCGATTTTTTACAACATATCAATCTTTGAGACAAAAAGATCTTTATCTGCCAAGGAATAATTTTTCAAATTAAATTTTTTATTTATAAATTCCCATGAAATACAATCTTGAGCTAATAAAAAATAAAAAGAGGATAATTGGTTTTTCAACTGTTCTTATTTTGATGAGTCTTCTAGGAATTTTATATTCTACTTTTAATACTTCTTATAAGAAACCTATAAATTTAGGGATGGATTTTGTTGGGGGAAATGAACTAAGGATAGAAAGAGTTTGTGAAGCAGAATGTTCTAATTTTTCTCCTGATTCAGTTTTGGAAAATTTAAGAAAGAACTCTAAAAATAAAAATCTTTTAAATAATATTAAATTACAATTCCAAAATAATAATAAATTAATTTCAATAAGAACACCTTATTTAAGTATCGAAGAATCAAATAATCTTATTGCTAATCTTGATAATATTATTGGACCTCTGAATTATGAGAGTAAGGATTCAAGATTAATAGGTCCAAAGCTTGGGAAAAGATTACTTACTAATTGTGTTACTTCATTGTTGGTTTCTTTATTTGCAATATCTTTATATATAACCATTAGATTTGATAAAAAATATGCATTATTTGCATTATTAGCTTTATTCCATGATTTATTAATTGTTTTCGGTATATTCTCCTGGTTAGGAATCATATTATCTGTCGAGGTAAATAGTCTATTTGCTGTATCATTGTTAACTATTGCTGGTTATTCTGTAAATGATACTGTTGTTATTTTTGATAGAATTCGTGAGAATTTAAAATCAAATAAAGATGGCTATAACGAAACTATTCAATTATCAGTAAACGAATCTTTTAGGCGAACAACCTTTACAAGTATTACAACACTTATTCCTTTATTAAGCATAATTTTGTTTGGATCTTACTCGCTATTTTGGTTTTCCTTGGCTTTATCATTAGGAATTATAGTTGGAAGTTATTCAAGTATTTTATTGGCTCCATCTTTGTTGCTTAAAGATTGAGCTTAAGCTTCTTGTTTTATGAAATTGAATTACTATTTGATAATTTTATTTTCTTTAGTTTTAATAGATCTTTCTACTGAGCTAAGAATATTATTTGATCATTTTACTTTTAGTTCTCTATATTTTGCTATTGGTAAACATCCCTTAGCTATCTTTATACTTTTTTCATACCCATATTTATATAAAAAATTAATTAAGTAGTTTTTAAATATCTTTAAATGATTCTTTGATTAAAACCTGTATTACTACTGCTAATGGAAGAGATAGTATTAAGCCTAATGGACCAAAAATGAAGGTAAATCCAAATTGTGATATTAATGTCAAACCAGGAAGTAGGTTTGCTTTTTTCTTCATTATAGATGGCATTATGATATAGCTTTCAATATTTTGAATGATTACATATGATCCTAAAACTGCCAGTGGTTTCCAAAAATTATCTAGTAGTGCAATTGAGATTGGAAATATACCACTAATAACTGGACCTATATTCGGAATTATATTAAGAACCATTGCTATTAAAGCATTCGAGACTACGTATTTGACATCTAATATAGATAAAACTATTAATGATAATAAACCTACTGATAATGAGCTTATAACCATAGAAAAGGTCCAATTTGCTAATGCAATATTGCATTTTTCCAGAATATTTCTGAATTTATTACGGTAATTTTTTGGTATTAATAGAAGTATATTTTCTTTATATTGTTTTGGTTCAATAGAAATCATCAAACTCACTGCTAATACGAATATTAATCTCAAAAGACCTGAACCTAGATTCCCCGCAATACTAATTAAATTCTTAAAACTTTCTTGAATAGCTTTTGCAATAGTTGAGACATCTGGAATGGTAACTACATTATTTATTAAACTGAATATGTCTATAACATTTTCTGATTGTTCGCCATAAAATAAGCTATTAAATTTGTTCAGATTTGTATTGATCAATGTATTTATTTTTGATAAACCATTTGGAATGTCAACTAGTATTTCATTGAATTCTTTTATAAACGGAGGTAATACAAGAATAAAAATAGTAAATATTATTACTGATATGACGGCTAAGACAAGAAACAAAGAAATCGATCGAGGAATTTTCAAACCTTTTTGGATTTGATTAGATAAATTACATACAATATTTGAAATTACTAAAGAACAAATTATTAGTAGGAGAAAATCCCTTAAAGTCCATACTATTAATAAAGTGATTAATATTACTACTAACTTGAAATATGATGAACTATTCAATTTTCATGATTTTCTACTTCTTTTCAGAATATCCTAATCCATTTGATTTGGCATAACTATTTGCAAATCTCATAAATCTGTCAAAGTCTGGTGTGTTCTTCCAAATATAAACCGCTTCTAAAAATATTGGTTCTCCATCAACAAACTTTACTTTAACTTCTCTAGTTAATATTTCACCTTCGGAATCTATCATCCGCATACCTGTGATTTCACCGTCTGTAATTGAAGATAATGCCTGAGGTTTTTCAAACAAAAATAATGCTTGACCGGTGGTACCATCTTTACTCCTAGTTAGTCTTATTTCAGGCACTACTGGTTCATCAGTTCCCTCATAAAATTGTATTTTTGCAGTTTTATTTGTCGTCATAATATTCGGTTAATAATTTTTTATCTTAGGAAATATTTTTCATATTCGTTTGTAGTTATTTTATAAAACATTATTTATTAACTCTAGGATACTTTCATCATATTTTTTATCAGTTAAATCTATTATCTCTATATTAGTTTTGCCAACCTTTTCATATTCATAACACTTATCGTAATAATCTAAAACTGATCTGCAAACTAAGTCCCATTTCTCATTATGAATTGATTCAAGAGCTATTTTTGTTCTTTGCGGTCCTAGTCTTTTTTTTATCCTTAGTACTGATTCTTGGAGTTCCTCTTTTTTAAATACACTATAAGTATCTATTAACTCATCTAACCTGTTAGATTCACTCCTTATAATTTCAATCCTCCTAGAGTTTTTCATCTGATTGAAGAATTCATGAGGAATTTTACATTTACCTATATTTGCACTTTCAGCTTCTACAAAAATATTATTAGAACATTTAAAATAATTTAACTTTTCTGCAATTATATTTTCAAATTGTTCATTTGAAGGTTGTTTTTTCATTCCTAAACCTCCAAATGTACTTCCTCTATGACAAGCAAATCCTTCAAGATCAATAGTTTGATATTTATATTTATCAAGTAATGATAATAATCTTGTCTTCCCTGTTCCTGTTTTCCCGCCAATAACTACTAAATTCAACTTATTTGAAAAACTATCTAATACCCATCTTCTATATACTTTGTATCCGCCATTAAGTGTAACTATATTTAATTTAAATTTATCTAATAACCATCCAATACTTTGTGAACGCATTCCTCCTCTAGAGCAATATATCCTGATAAATAATTCATTATTTTTATTAGGAATAGTTGGATGAGAATCAATACTCTTGAATAAATTATCAAGAAGTAATTCAATTTTTTTTTCAAAAAATTTTAATCCCTCTATGACTGCTTTTTTTCTACCTTCTTTTTTGTAAATTGTACCAATTATAGATCTCTCATCATCATCAAATAGAGGAATATTAATAGAATTAGGCATGTGTCCTTTATAATATTCACTCGGGCTCCTAACATCTATAAGTGGTCCTTTAAAACATCTAAATTTCTCTAGTTCTTTTCTTTTGAAATACATGGATAGTTTTTACTTTTTAGATTGAATTTTTTAAAATGAATAACAAAGAACAAGATAACTATAGTAATGCTACATTAGAACTTATAAAAAAATTTGTAGATTCCAATCAAAGAAAAAGAATAAATTCATTAATTCAAATAGAATCTGAAGTCGAAAATATTTTTAATCTTGGCCCATCACTGTTTGATATGTTTGATAGAGAGGGAGATGACTGGGCTGGTGGTTGGATATTGCAAGTTTTAAAAAAATTTAAGCCAGAATTCTTTGAAAACTCTAAATTCAATAATTGGTTTAATACATATTCAGATATTGATATTAATTATGAAGATTTGCAATTGATGTTAGTTGAGCAAAAATTTGAAGATGCAGATAGATTAACAAGTTCCTACTTAAGAAAATTAGCTGGAAAATTAGCTGAAAAACGTGGATATGTTTTCTACAGTGAAGTTAAAAATATGTCAGGAAAAGATCTAGAAACAATGGATAGATTATGGACTATTTATTCTACTGGTAGATTTGGATTTTCAATTCAAGCAAAGATATTAAAATCAGTAGGGAAAAAATATGAATTAATGTGGCCGAAAATA from Prochlorococcus marinus XMU1402 includes the following:
- the secD gene encoding protein translocase subunit SecD; this encodes MKRRQGWLFFIIFLLTLSVYLLINYPLQLGLDLQGGSQLTLQIIKEEGKVTRDELEAVNSVIDKRVNNLGVSESNLQTLGGDQLILELPGEQNPLVASRVLGKTALLEFRTQKQGTSKDLKTLQLQRLSIKELIEQYSFAEKNQNDDNLLKVIQDDLKDIEQELNYSSTSNDLYRKLIEIKKYVDNEITNLFIKTDLSGKDLINAGRRQEQTNSNWEVLLTFSNSGGEKFAEITKSIAGTNQLLAIILDGESISEASVGNQFANTGITGGSATISGNFSAENARELEVQLKGGSLPLPIEIVETNTIGALLGSKNILKSLYAAISGLIFVGIFMIFNYRILGFVSVLSLVLYGFFNLALYSLIPVTLTLPGISGLILSIGMAVDANILIFERIREELYDGNTLTRSIDSGFQRANSSIVDGHITTLLSCFVLFLLGTNFVKGFAATLGIGVLISLFTSLNCSKTILRFFTTYQSLRQKDLYLPRNNFSN
- the secF gene encoding protein translocase subunit SecF, translated to MKYNLELIKNKKRIIGFSTVLILMSLLGILYSTFNTSYKKPINLGMDFVGGNELRIERVCEAECSNFSPDSVLENLRKNSKNKNLLNNIKLQFQNNNKLISIRTPYLSIEESNNLIANLDNIIGPLNYESKDSRLIGPKLGKRLLTNCVTSLLVSLFAISLYITIRFDKKYALFALLALFHDLLIVFGIFSWLGIILSVEVNSLFAVSLLTIAGYSVNDTVVIFDRIRENLKSNKDGYNETIQLSVNESFRRTTFTSITTLIPLLSIILFGSYSLFWFSLALSLGIIVGSYSSILLAPSLLLKD
- a CDS encoding AI-2E family transporter, with the protein product MNSSSYFKLVVILITLLIVWTLRDFLLLIICSLVISNIVCNLSNQIQKGLKIPRSISLFLVLAVISVIIFTIFILVLPPFIKEFNEILVDIPNGLSKINTLINTNLNKFNSLFYGEQSENVIDIFSLINNVVTIPDVSTIAKAIQESFKNLISIAGNLGSGLLRLIFVLAVSLMISIEPKQYKENILLLIPKNYRNKFRNILEKCNIALANWTFSMVISSLSVGLLSLIVLSILDVKYVVSNALIAMVLNIIPNIGPVISGIFPISIALLDNFWKPLAVLGSYVIIQNIESYIIMPSIMKKKANLLPGLTLISQFGFTFIFGPLGLILSLPLAVVIQVLIKESFKDI
- the psb28 gene encoding photosystem II reaction center protein Psb28 produces the protein MTTNKTAKIQFYEGTDEPVVPEIRLTRSKDGTTGQALFLFEKPQALSSITDGEITGMRMIDSEGEILTREVKVKFVDGEPIFLEAVYIWKNTPDFDRFMRFANSYAKSNGLGYSEKK
- the mnmH gene encoding tRNA 2-selenouridine(34) synthase MnmH, encoding MYFKRKELEKFRCFKGPLIDVRSPSEYYKGHMPNSINIPLFDDDERSIIGTIYKKEGRKKAVIEGLKFFEKKIELLLDNLFKSIDSHPTIPNKNNELFIRIYCSRGGMRSQSIGWLLDKFKLNIVTLNGGYKVYRRWVLDSFSNKLNLVVIGGKTGTGKTRLLSLLDKYKYQTIDLEGFACHRGSTFGGLGMKKQPSNEQFENIIAEKLNYFKCSNNIFVEAESANIGKCKIPHEFFNQMKNSRRIEIIRSESNRLDELIDTYSVFKKEELQESVLRIKKRLGPQRTKIALESIHNEKWDLVCRSVLDYYDKCYEYEKVGKTNIEIIDLTDKKYDESILELINNVL
- a CDS encoding GUN4 domain-containing protein — its product is MNNKEQDNYSNATLELIKKFVDSNQRKRINSLIQIESEVENIFNLGPSLFDMFDREGDDWAGGWILQVLKKFKPEFFENSKFNNWFNTYSDIDINYEDLQLMLVEQKFEDADRLTSSYLRKLAGKLAEKRGYVFYSEVKNMSGKDLETMDRLWTIYSTGRFGFSIQAKILKSVGKKYELMWPKIGWKKEGLWTRYPGSFCWSLDAPDGHMPLINQLRGVRLMDSILRHPAISKRHNNIL